The genomic segment GACGGGCTGGCGATTGGATACCAGGCGAATCATGGTCAGCAATCCCCCAGCCAGCAGGACGTTGCCGACCAGACCGGCCAGGGTGCCGGCGGCGGAGGCTTTCAGCAACACGCGCTGCTGCTCGACCGACATCTGCTGTACCAACTGCTGCAGGCTCATATCGGCAGTGTCGCCCATATGGGTACCGTTGCTCAGCGTCATCAGCAGCTGCTCGCTGCCCGGGGACAGCGCATGTCCCAGCACTACGCTTATCAGCGCCGTCAGCAGCGCCAACAGCACGATACTGGCAAACTGATTACGGAAAAAATTCAGCATGTCGCGGTACAGGGTACTTGCCATAATTGGCATGGGGGCTCCTTGGCAAAACAATCAATAAATAGGCTAGCCCGCTATTCTACCCTGTTAATCCACGGCTTGGCACCCTAATGCATCATCCCGGGGCGAGTGCGGCATGATAATCTCCCACTGCGCCGCCGGTCGCGCCAAGGGCGGTAAGCCATAGTGCGCCCGAGCGCGATCGCACGCGGCGTTCGCCAGGCCCTCTTCGCCGCTCATGCGGAACTCGCGGCAGGGTGACGGGCGCGAGGCATAGATGGCGCCGCTCACGCTATAGCCGATTTGTCCCAGCAGCGCGCGGCAGTGCGGCGGGCGATCGTTGCTGCCCGCCATACAGCGTAAAAAAGGCGTGAGCGGTTCCGTTAACGCCGCAGGCACCCGGCCGGCGCCGTCATCCGCCTCGGCCCAGTAAAAAGACACGCGAAAGAGCGCGCAGCAGGCGCCGCAGGACATGCAGGGGTTGCCATCATTGTTCATGCTGTTATCCACCGAGGCCACAACGTTGAACCCGAACTGACACACTCGCAAACTACCCAGCCCGCCGCCTGAAAGCAACAGAAATGACTTATCACCGCTTTTTTTGCTGTTGTTGCCGTTCCGTTGATATGGATCAACCCGTAAATAGTAGGGGAATTGATATAACGCTTGTTATCGGTGATACATATCAATTCGCCTCTACGCCACCGAGAGTTCGGAAGGTGATAAGGATCAAATTCACCCCTAATGGTAAGCAAAATAGCAATGGAGCAGGGTATGAAAACAACCGTTTTGGCCGCGTCCGTGGCCGCTATTCTTTTTAGTCAACCCGTATTCGCACACCAGGACGGTGATTTTATCGCCCGTGCCGGCAGTATTACCGTCCGGCCCAGCGAGAGTTCGGATAATGTGTTGGGGCTGGGCGAGTTCAATGTCAGCAATAACACGCAACTGGGGCTGATCTTTGGTTATATGATCACCGATAATATCGGTGTCGAGTTGTTGGCGGCGACGCCGTTCAGTCACCGCGTCGGGCTTAACAGCACCGGCAATATCGCCAAG from the Candidatus Sodalis pierantonius str. SOPE genome contains:
- a CDS encoding YkgJ family cysteine cluster protein, which encodes MNNDGNPCMSCGACCALFRVSFYWAEADDGAGRVPAALTEPLTPFLRCMAGSNDRPPHCRALLGQIGYSVSGAIYASRPSPCREFRMSGEEGLANAACDRARAHYGLPPLARPAAQWEIIMPHSPRDDALGCQAVD